A part of Drosophila ananassae strain 14024-0371.13 chromosome 2R, ASM1763931v2, whole genome shotgun sequence genomic DNA contains:
- the LOC6506262 gene encoding uncharacterized protein LOC6506262, with the protein MRWIVVILLLNLLQNIKCEQSYVVSNEKLEPFEGDSETLVIFDGLKTVGRERALNGSFKFLGEMNNDDFKVSVELYSSPNGDGDFKRMVMDVPQTSICECFKKFYVQFVQPSLKQGETTNFPIVDEDTCPIPEGDYYIKNVLFNTEDWPQQVPRGIVKAIVTFFSGGKNVGGLIVVVKIEDRQS; encoded by the exons ATGAGGTGGATTGTGGTGATTCTTCTACTCAACCTCTTGCAAAATATTAAg TGCGAGCAATCCTATGTGGTCTCCAATGAAAAGCTGGAGCCCTTTGAAGGCGATTCTGAAACCCTGGTCATCTTCGATGGCCTGAAAACTGTGGGTCGCGAGCGAGCTCTGAATGGATCCTTCAAATTCCTGGGTGAAATGAACAACGACGACTTCAAAGTGTCTGTTGAGCTTTACTCCAGTCCCAATGGCGATGGCGACTTCAAACGAATGGTTATGGATGTCCCCCAAACGAGTATTTGCGAGTGTTTCAAGAAGTTCTACGTCCAGTTCGTGCAACCATCCTTGAAGCAGGGAGAAACCACCAACTTCCCAATAGTCGACGAGGATACCTGCCCCATTCCAGAGGGTGATTACTACATCAAAAATGTCCTTTTCAACACCGAGGATTGGCCCCAGCAAGTGCCGCGGGGAATCGTCAAGGCGATCGTAACATTCTTCAGTGGAGGAAAAAATGTTGGAGGACTAATAGTAGTGGTTAAAATTGAAGATAGGCAGAGTTAG